CATTTGTCTTTTCATTCCCCTACCCTGAATATCCAGACACCAATCTTCACTATCTTTATTTAAAAGCTTTTCTGAAAGCGGCCTCAATATTCTTATTCCTGTTTTCTTTTCTACAAGTCTAAATGTATTTTTGTTTTGCGTCATCGGTCTTTGTCCCAACACCTCACCGGTAGCAATAGCATCCGCCCCCATTTCTTCCTTCAACTCCCTTGCTCTATTCATCATAAATATGCGGCAATCTATACAGGGATTTGCCCCTTTCCCATAACCAAAACGAGGATGGAGTAATACCTTTTGAAAATAACAGTTTTTTGCATCCACAGCTATTAATCTTATATCTTCTTCATCAGCAATATCCCTTATCTTTCGTTCTATTTCTCCATCTATTTCTCTTCCTATAAAGCCCGTATCTATAAATAAAGCAACCACCTCCCAGCCGTTTTTCTGCAGCAGTTTGCACGCAATTATACTGTCCAGACCTCCAGAAAATAGCACTATTGCCTTACGCATTAAGATATTCTATAACCTCTTCGTCTGTGAGTTGATGAAAATCTTCATAAAATGAACCTATGGCCATAAAGAAATCAGGTTTTTCCACCACCACTATTTCAACTATCTTTTCAAATTTTTCTACTACTTCTGGTGGCGCTACTGGCACGGCAACGATAATCCTCTTTGGTTTTTTCTTCTTTAAACTATTTATAACAGAAAGCATAGTAAGTCCAGTGGCAATTCCATCATCCACTAAGATAACTTCTTTCCCCTGTATAGAAGGAAGTTTCCTTCCTTGACGATATTTCTGTATGTATTCTTCAATTTTTTTCTTTATTTCTTTTCTCTGTTGTTCAATATAGTCTCTATCATATTCCTCATAAACATTTATCTCTACATCACCCCATTCACTCATCGCTCCGATAGCATATTCAGGATTATAAGGTGCGCCAATCTTCTTTGAAATAACTATATCCATTGGAACATTCAATGCTTTCTTTATCATGCAAGCTACAGGAACACCCCCACGAGGTAAAGCTAAAATAATGGCATTCTTTGTATCTATATCCATTTTCTTTAATAAACAAACGAGGACTCTGCCCGCTTCCTCTCTGTCTTTAAACATCTTCTTCTATAATGCATATATCTTTTAATTCTCTGAACATCTCATCATAATCCATTCCAAACCCTACCAAAAATCCCTTCTCCACACGAAATAGAACAAAATCGGGCTCAATATCCTCTTCTCTTCTCTCTAACTTATCTACCGCTACACACACCTTGCAGGACACCGCCCCGTTTTTCTCTATATATTCTTTTAGCAACTTCATTGTTTTTCCTGTATCCAGTATATCATCAACAAGTAAGCAATTTCTTCCCGTAAAATCCTTTTTATTTCTTTCCAGCCATTTTAACTCGCCGCTTTTAGTGCCAGCATAACTTCTTACCCAAACAAAATCCGTATCAAATGGTATATGTAGTTTTGAGGTCAATATCTCAAAAAAGGGTTTGCCTCCCACCAGAGCATAAATAATAAGTGGATTTTTGTCTGCATATTGTTTATCAATTATAGAGGCAACTTTATCTGCCTTTTGCATAATCTCTTTTCTGGAGATGAGTTTTTTCAATCTGAATGATTTCATTTTTCCACTATATCAATTTTCGCACCGCAAAAAGGACACTTGCCATCTTTAATATGATTTTCAAATACAGAAAATCCTGTTCGCTTGATGAGCAATTTATGACAGTTGTAACAGTAAGTATTTTCTCCATCTCCTTCACCCGGCACATTTCCTAAATACACATATCTCAAACCTACCTGCAGCCCCATCTGTCTAATGTTGATGAGCGTTTTGGCAGGAGTAGGAAGAACTTCTTGTAACTTGTATGCTGGGTAAAAACGGCTTATATGCCAGGGTATGCCCGGGTCAATATCCTTTATAAATTGGGCAATGCTGATAATTTGCATGGGATCATCATTCATACCAGGTATAACAAGTGTAGTCACTTCTACCCAGATGCCCTTCTTTTTCATATATTCCATATTTTCCAACACCGGCTTTAATCTTCCTCCGCATACAGTATGGTAAAATTTCTCACTATAAGATTTTAAGTCAATATTTGCCGCATCCAAATAAGGCTGCATCATATCTATTGCCTCTTTGCTCATAAAACCATTTGTAATAAAGATATTTTTCATCCCTTCCTCTTTGGCTAATTTCATTGTATCCAGGGCATATTCAAAAAAAATCGTGGGCTCTGTATAGGTGTATGAAATGGATTTACATCCATTGTCTTTTGCCTCCTTTACAATTTGCTCCGGGGAAAGGTCAAAGCCTACAATTTCTCCATCATGTTCCTTTGGATATTGGGAAATCTCTGCATTTTGACAGTGAAGACAGGTAAAATTGCATCCTACAGTAGCAATAGAATAGCTCAAAGAGCCTGGTAAAAAATGAAAAAATGGTTTTTTCTCAATAGGGTCTATGTGATTGGCGATTGCTTTTCCATAAACAAGTGTATACAATGTTCCTTTTCTATTTTCTCTTACCCCGCATACACCTCTTTCCCCTTCCTTTATTACGCAGCGGTGATTACACAAATCACATCTTACTTTATTTTCAGAAAGCTTTTTATAGAGCAACGCTTCTTTCATTTGCCCTCCTATAAATTTTTATTCTTACAGTTTAACGGAATTAACAAATTTATCAACACTTTCTAATAATGAGATTGACTTTGACCAGAAAAACTCATTCTGCTATATTTATTTCATAGGAGCAGATGTGAATTTTCCACAAATCAAACAAGCTTTGTTAAAGACACTAAACAATTTCAAGCAAAGTCTCCCTATACTAATGGGAGTGTTGCTTTTAATTGCTCTAATAAATACTCTCATCCCAAAAAATATATATGCTAAAATCTTTACCGGCAATGCATTTATAGACCCTTTCATTGGTGCATTAACGGGTAGCGTGTTTACAGGAAATCCTATAACCAGCTATATTATTGGCGGTGAGCTTTTAAAACAAGGCATCAGTCTATTTGCTGTTGTAGCCTTTATACTCAGCTGGGTCACAGTAGGCATCGTTCAACTACCTATGGAAATACAGATATTGGGCAAGAAATTTGCTATTGTAAGAAATATTGTTAGTTTTATAACGGCCATTATAATATCTGTATTAGCAGTTTTTACATTAAGGTTGATACAATGAGATTAAGTGGAAACATAATATTTTTATCTATTGTCATCATTATTTATTTAGCCTTAGGAATAGCAGATTTTAATCTAATGAAATTATCCATTTCCAACTTTGAAAAGCTATTCTTAAAAATTTTACCTATACTCTGTGTTGTTTTTGTACTGATATTTTTATCCAATTTATTTTTAAAACCCCAAAAAATAGCAAAGCACTTCGGTAAAGGCTCGGGTATCTTGAGCTGGATTATTACCATTGTCGGAGGGATAATATCAATGGGTTCTGCTTATATATGGTATATTTTCCTCAAAGACTTAAAACAAAAGGGAATGAAAGCATCGCTCATCGTCGCTTTTTTATATTCCAGGGCAGTCAAAATACCTCTTCTTCCCATAATGATATACTATTTTGGTTATCCGCTTATTATAATACTCACCATTTATATGATTATCTTTTCCGTGATCAATGGATTAGTTGTTGAAAGGATAGTTAAGTCCTCATAAACTTGGAAGAATTATTAGCCACAGATTAGCACCGATGGACACAGATAAACATGGGGGGGGAAGTTGATAGTTGATAGTTGATGGTTGATGGTTTAAACTAAATTACATAATATGAAGAGCCTTCAATGCCATTATAGATGCCGCAAATATCAATATAACAGCAAAACCTATTCTCAAGAATTTTTCACTTAGCTTTGCGTGAAGTCTTGAACCAATTTGAGAACCAACTACTATGGCTGCACCAAATATCAAAGCTAATTCCCAATTTATACCTCCTTTTACAAGATGTCCCAAAAAACCCATAGAAGAAGACGCGAAGACGATAAATGTATTTGTTCCCATTGCAATTCTAAGTGGCATCCCGCAAATAAGAATTGCGATAGGTATAATCAATCCGCAGCCAGATATTCCTATCATTCCTGCTAAAAATCCTGCTATTACAACACCTATTGTAAGGTAAAATATATTTAAGTTATATTCGCCGCCTCCAAACCTCCTATGCCACACTCCAAATCCTTTAGCCTCAATATTTACATTCTTATTTAGGAAAAGTAGAAATGCTGCGACTATAAGAAATCCAATAAATAGCATTTTTAAA
Above is a window of Deltaproteobacteria bacterium DNA encoding:
- a CDS encoding phosphoribosyltransferase, translating into MFKDREEAGRVLVCLLKKMDIDTKNAIILALPRGGVPVACMIKKALNVPMDIVISKKIGAPYNPEYAIGAMSEWGDVEINVYEEYDRDYIEQQRKEIKKKIEEYIQKYRQGRKLPSIQGKEVILVDDGIATGLTMLSVINSLKKKKPKRIIVAVPVAPPEVVEKFEKIVEIVVVEKPDFFMAIGSFYEDFHQLTDEEVIEYLNA
- a CDS encoding hypoxanthine phosphoribosyltransferase; this translates as MKSFRLKKLISRKEIMQKADKVASIIDKQYADKNPLIIYALVGGKPFFEILTSKLHIPFDTDFVWVRSYAGTKSGELKWLERNKKDFTGRNCLLVDDILDTGKTMKLLKEYIEKNGAVSCKVCVAVDKLERREEDIEPDFVLFRVEKGFLVGFGMDYDEMFRELKDICIIEEDV
- the amrS gene encoding AmmeMemoRadiSam system radical SAM enzyme, with product MKEALLYKKLSENKVRCDLCNHRCVIKEGERGVCGVRENRKGTLYTLVYGKAIANHIDPIEKKPFFHFLPGSLSYSIATVGCNFTCLHCQNAEISQYPKEHDGEIVGFDLSPEQIVKEAKDNGCKSISYTYTEPTIFFEYALDTMKLAKEEGMKNIFITNGFMSKEAIDMMQPYLDAANIDLKSYSEKFYHTVCGGRLKPVLENMEYMKKKGIWVEVTTLVIPGMNDDPMQIISIAQFIKDIDPGIPWHISRFYPAYKLQEVLPTPAKTLINIRQMGLQVGLRYVYLGNVPGEGDGENTYCYNCHKLLIKRTGFSVFENHIKDGKCPFCGAKIDIVEK
- a CDS encoding permease; the encoded protein is MRLSGNIIFLSIVIIIYLALGIADFNLMKLSISNFEKLFLKILPILCVVFVLIFLSNLFLKPQKIAKHFGKGSGILSWIITIVGGIISMGSAYIWYIFLKDLKQKGMKASLIVAFLYSRAVKIPLLPIMIYYFGYPLIIILTIYMIIFSVINGLVVERIVKSS
- a CDS encoding sulfite exporter TauE/SafE family protein, translating into MIEIIIAAILIFAVSLFFSMFGRGGGELYLPIMITLLGISFYTAAGVSLFLIFLQGLSMVFIYSQKHKLTDWPVALVTAFIVGISSFLGGFLSKGIPGIYLKMLFIGFLIVAAFLLFLNKNVNIEAKGFGVWHRRFGGGEYNLNIFYLTIGVVIAGFLAGMIGISGCGLIIPIAILICGMPLRIAMGTNTFIVFASSSMGFLGHLVKGGINWELALIFGAAIVVGSQIGSRLHAKLSEKFLRIGFAVILIFAASIMALKALHIM